One part of the Spirochaeta lutea genome encodes these proteins:
- the gcvH gene encoding glycine cleavage system protein GcvH translates to MTFDETVRYQDSHEWARKDGDFYVIGISDFAQDSLGDVVFVEFPELGATLKKGSAFGVVESVKAASDVFMPLGGEVVEINTVLKDSPEKINQDPFGDGWILKIKATSDQDFQNLMDAEEYKNYTKDLDD, encoded by the coding sequence ATGACCTTTGACGAAACGGTACGGTATCAGGATTCTCATGAATGGGCCCGTAAGGACGGGGACTTCTATGTGATTGGTATCAGCGATTTCGCCCAGGATAGTCTTGGGGACGTTGTGTTTGTGGAGTTTCCTGAATTGGGTGCAACATTAAAAAAGGGAAGTGCGTTCGGGGTTGTGGAAAGTGTAAAAGCCGCAAGTGACGTTTTTATGCCCCTGGGGGGTGAGGTGGTAGAGATAAATACCGTATTGAAAGATAGTCCTGAGAAAATCAATCAGGATCCCTTTGGTGACGGGTGGATTTTGAAGATCAAGGCTACTTCCGACCAGGATTTTCAAAACCTCATGGATGCGGAAGAATATAAAAACTATACCAAAGATCTAGACGATTAG
- the gcvPA gene encoding aminomethyl-transferring glycine dehydrogenase subunit GcvPA has product MDFIGVNHDDKNRQLKFLGLDSEDALFSSVPEQLRVSPAADDNGVTELQLRRFFSGLQKTPDGSIEQARRFIGAGAYNHFIPACVDALASDSSFTTAYTPYQPEASQGTLQALFEYQTFMGELLMMDVVNASHYDGGTALAEAVRMAFAVRPGDDHREFAIIGRLHPEIVEVLNTYCSHLEIRFCEFSQEDTFSTEEVVKWLQGLEYLFAGLVVSPDFYGSVIDYEDVGHEIHRKGGLFLVHTDPLSCVMFEPPGSQGADIVSAEGQPFGIPLSYGGPYLGILACKEGLVRKLPGRLCGETVDDRGQRGFVLTLSTREQHIRRERATSNICTNQGLMALRALLYMAWMGKSGLHRIAELCYYRANYLARKLAALPGVELVNPGAFFREFCIRLPRGCSAKNVTARLTAQGFEAGVALSRFDSGNTRELLIAVTEVNTRESMDALVEACTEVLGKKEG; this is encoded by the coding sequence ATGGATTTTATTGGGGTTAACCATGATGATAAAAACCGTCAGCTAAAATTTCTTGGACTTGATTCCGAAGATGCATTATTTAGCTCCGTACCTGAACAGCTCCGAGTTTCACCGGCTGCTGACGATAACGGCGTGACTGAGTTACAGTTGCGCCGTTTTTTTTCTGGATTGCAAAAAACACCGGATGGAAGTATTGAGCAGGCCCGGCGATTTATCGGGGCTGGGGCGTATAACCATTTTATTCCAGCCTGTGTGGATGCATTGGCCTCCGATTCTTCTTTTACCACAGCCTACACACCCTATCAACCTGAAGCAAGCCAGGGTACATTACAGGCGTTATTCGAGTACCAGACCTTTATGGGTGAACTCCTGATGATGGATGTGGTGAATGCCAGCCATTATGATGGCGGAACAGCCCTAGCTGAGGCGGTGAGAATGGCCTTTGCTGTACGTCCCGGGGATGATCACCGTGAGTTCGCTATAATTGGGCGGCTGCATCCTGAGATCGTGGAGGTTCTAAACACCTACTGCTCACACCTGGAAATTCGGTTTTGTGAATTCTCCCAAGAGGATACCTTCAGTACTGAAGAGGTGGTGAAGTGGCTTCAGGGCCTGGAGTATCTATTTGCCGGACTGGTGGTATCTCCTGATTTTTACGGCTCTGTGATTGATTATGAGGATGTGGGGCACGAGATTCATAGAAAAGGTGGATTATTTCTTGTTCATACCGATCCGCTTTCCTGCGTTATGTTCGAGCCACCGGGTTCACAGGGTGCGGATATCGTTTCCGCCGAGGGACAACCCTTTGGAATCCCCCTATCCTACGGAGGGCCCTACCTCGGGATTCTGGCATGCAAGGAAGGGTTAGTGCGAAAATTACCCGGTCGGCTCTGTGGTGAGACGGTTGATGATCGGGGACAGCGAGGCTTCGTACTAACCCTCAGTACCAGGGAGCAACATATTAGGAGGGAGAGGGCCACAAGTAATATTTGCACAAATCAGGGGCTCATGGCATTGCGGGCGCTCTTGTACATGGCATGGATGGGTAAAAGCGGATTACATCGTATCGCTGAGCTCTGTTACTACCGGGCGAATTATCTGGCTCGTAAACTTGCTGCTCTACCGGGGGTGGAACTAGTCAACCCGGGAGCTTTTTTTCGAGAGTTTTGTATACGGCTGCCCCGGGGGTGTTCAGCTAAGAATGTAACTGCCCGGTTAACAGCTCAGGGCTTCGAGGCAGGGGTTGCCCTTTCACGATTTGATTCAGGTAACACCAGAGAACTGTTGATAGCGGTAACCGAAGTGAATACCCGTGAATCCATGGATGCATTAGTGGAAGCATGTACCGAGGTTCTGGGGAAGAAAGAGGGGTGA